Proteins from one Ktedonobacteraceae bacterium genomic window:
- the fdhD gene encoding formate dehydrogenase accessory sulfurtransferase FdhD produces MVVPGFWRSQLDPERVMNVQVTHWHKDEQEQREEYLTVEEPFEIRIAGRSLAVIMRTPGHDFDLAMGFLLTESVIASASEVLAIEGATDADGLPLANVVNVTLRKSEQPEALVPRQATFERHFTVSASCGLCGKNSIDDLMLALPPLELGDVRFSAAGIYDLPAKLRAGQSVFSHTGGLHAAALFAENGELYLLREDVGRHNAVDKIIGHGLRHGDFPYDRHLLLVSGRTSFEILQKALLARIPCVAAISAPSSLAVELANQAGITLIGFLRGREMNVYTHAERIVK; encoded by the coding sequence ATGGTCGTTCCGGGCTTCTGGCGCTCGCAGCTCGATCCTGAGCGCGTGATGAATGTCCAGGTGACGCACTGGCACAAAGATGAGCAGGAGCAGCGCGAAGAATATCTGACGGTTGAAGAGCCTTTCGAAATACGTATCGCCGGTCGCAGCCTGGCCGTGATTATGCGCACACCTGGACACGACTTTGATTTGGCGATGGGGTTTCTCCTGACGGAGAGCGTCATTGCAAGCGCCAGTGAAGTACTCGCAATTGAAGGCGCGACCGATGCAGATGGCTTGCCGCTGGCAAATGTGGTCAATGTAACGCTGCGCAAGAGCGAGCAGCCAGAGGCCCTGGTACCCAGGCAGGCGACTTTCGAGCGCCATTTTACGGTCTCGGCAAGCTGTGGTCTCTGTGGAAAAAACAGCATCGATGATTTAATGCTTGCGCTACCACCGCTCGAGTTGGGCGATGTACGCTTTTCAGCCGCAGGCATCTACGATTTGCCGGCAAAATTGCGCGCGGGCCAATCGGTGTTCAGTCATACCGGCGGCCTGCACGCGGCGGCCCTGTTTGCAGAGAATGGCGAATTGTACCTGCTGCGCGAAGATGTTGGCCGCCATAACGCTGTAGATAAGATTATCGGACACGGCCTGCGGCATGGTGATTTTCCCTATGACAGGCACCTGTTGCTGGTGAGTGGTCGCACCTCATTCGAGATTCTCCAGAAGGCTCTGCTGGCGCGTATACCCTGTGTTGCCGCCATTTCAGCTCCATCCAGCCTGGCGGTCGAACTGGCTAACCAGGCCGGAATCACGCTGATCGGCTTTTTACGGGGCCGGGAGATGAATGTGTATACGCATGCGGAGAGAATAGTAAAATGA
- the mnmE gene encoding tRNA uridine-5-carboxymethylaminomethyl(34) synthesis GTPase MnmE, protein MQNDTIAAIATPPGIGGIGIIRVSGADAFDVVLPLLRRPGGGTGVPPSHVLTYGHIVNPQTQEILDEVLVAFMHAPRTYTREDVVEISGHGGPLVLQRMLRLVLAQGARMANPGEFTLRAFLNGRLDLAQAEAVMDLISSQTEAGQRLAMHQLRGRVSEQVQDARHALLGVIARIEASIDFPEEDVPTPQPEELRPLIEIAQQKVDTLLAGAEQGRLYRQGLRTAIIGRPNVGKSSLLNALLRTERAIVTPIAGTTRDTVEEVANLRGIPLHLIDTAGITPSDDPVEQIGVQRSRAAAESADVVLLVFDGSERLNEQDMQVSAELHAMGFGTKNRPVIVVVNKSDRPRQLQIDEAGSMWPEAPFVSTSTLTGAGLDRLEETLADLVLGGKVLSGESSLITSARHQEALRRAAEHLQASLLPLEQRLPLDFVSIDLRAAYDALGEVTGETASEDLLERIFSEFCIGK, encoded by the coding sequence ATGCAGAACGATACGATAGCCGCTATTGCCACGCCGCCCGGTATAGGGGGCATAGGCATCATCCGTGTGAGTGGCGCGGACGCATTTGATGTAGTATTGCCACTCTTACGCCGCCCAGGTGGAGGTACTGGCGTACCGCCATCGCACGTACTCACCTATGGTCATATTGTCAATCCTCAGACGCAAGAGATCCTTGATGAGGTGCTGGTCGCTTTCATGCATGCCCCTCGTACATACACGCGTGAGGATGTTGTCGAGATTTCGGGGCATGGCGGACCGCTGGTACTCCAGCGCATGCTGCGCCTGGTGCTGGCACAGGGGGCCCGCATGGCGAATCCTGGTGAGTTTACCTTGCGCGCCTTCCTCAATGGCAGGCTCGACCTCGCGCAGGCCGAGGCGGTGATGGACCTGATCAGTTCCCAGACCGAGGCCGGGCAGCGCCTGGCGATGCACCAACTGCGCGGGCGCGTCTCAGAACAGGTGCAGGATGCCCGCCACGCCTTGCTGGGGGTAATCGCACGCATCGAGGCCAGCATCGATTTTCCTGAAGAGGACGTGCCCACTCCCCAACCTGAAGAATTGCGACCGCTGATTGAAATAGCGCAACAGAAGGTGGATACCTTACTCGCTGGAGCAGAGCAGGGAAGGCTCTACCGGCAAGGACTGCGTACCGCGATTATTGGGCGGCCAAATGTGGGAAAATCCAGCCTCCTCAATGCCCTGCTGCGTACCGAGCGCGCCATCGTCACGCCCATTGCCGGAACGACTCGCGATACAGTTGAAGAGGTGGCGAATCTGCGCGGCATTCCACTTCATCTCATCGATACCGCCGGTATCACGCCCAGTGATGATCCTGTTGAGCAGATTGGCGTCCAGCGCAGTCGTGCGGCCGCTGAAAGCGCGGACGTTGTGCTGCTCGTGTTCGACGGTTCCGAGCGACTGAACGAACAGGATATGCAGGTTTCCGCGGAACTACATGCCATGGGATTTGGCACAAAGAACAGGCCGGTGATCGTAGTGGTGAATAAATCGGACCGGCCCCGGCAACTGCAAATCGACGAAGCGGGTAGCATGTGGCCGGAGGCGCCGTTCGTCTCCACGTCGACGCTCACCGGCGCGGGGCTTGACCGGCTCGAGGAGACGCTTGCCGACCTGGTATTGGGTGGGAAAGTCTTAAGCGGCGAAAGTTCGCTGATTACCAGCGCGCGCCACCAGGAAGCGCTGCGCAGGGCTGCTGAGCATCTACAAGCCTCACTGCTCCCACTCGAACAGCGATTGCCGCTCGATTTCGTCTCCATCGACCTGCGTGCCGCCTATGACGCGCTGGGAGAAGTGACTGGTGAGACGGCCAGCGAGGACCTCCTGGAAAGAATCTTCAGCGAATTTTGTATTGGAAAGTGA